A single Nitrospira sp. DNA region contains:
- a CDS encoding response regulator transcription factor, whose translation SLDLSEKTVKNHVRNIFHKLQVYDRTQAAILAIRKGLIELEPRP comes from the coding sequence TAGTTTGGATCTCAGCGAGAAGACCGTCAAAAACCATGTGCGCAATATTTTTCACAAGCTGCAGGTCTACGATCGAACTCAGGCCGCCATTCTCGCGATTCGGAAAGGGCTCATTGAACTGGAGCCAAGACCGTAA
- a CDS encoding UDP-3-O-acyl-N-acetylglucosamine deacetylase, which yields MRFQQTIGSPVSCSGVGLHSGQPVTLTLRPAPPNTGIVFIYRHGSEETLIPASISNKVPTELCTAISVKGHQVKTIEHLLAALVGMEVDNVYAEVNAGEVPVLDGSSSPFVRLIRAAGIIPQTRRQSYVKIMQPIEVVDGSKRVRIEPSSTSKITYSIHYDHPLIQTQSYSHTCSAPAFEQDIAMARTFGFLHEVEALWSRGLGKGGTLDNTIVLSQEGVVNESGLRFSNEFVRHKVLDLIGDIALLGFPFIGHIVAERSGHAMHTRLVEQILLQRDKWALITGEHAVATPESRSSLGLLRPAPSLAI from the coding sequence GTGCGGTTTCAGCAAACGATCGGCTCACCAGTTTCATGTTCGGGCGTCGGGCTCCACTCAGGCCAGCCGGTCACGCTCACTCTTCGCCCGGCCCCTCCAAACACCGGCATCGTCTTTATCTATCGGCATGGATCAGAAGAAACGCTCATCCCTGCTTCGATTTCAAATAAAGTCCCAACAGAACTCTGCACCGCCATCAGCGTCAAGGGCCATCAGGTCAAGACGATTGAACACCTCCTTGCCGCCCTGGTGGGCATGGAAGTCGACAACGTGTATGCCGAAGTCAACGCGGGGGAAGTTCCCGTGCTTGATGGGAGCTCAAGCCCGTTCGTCCGCCTGATCCGTGCTGCCGGCATCATTCCGCAAACCCGCCGACAGTCCTATGTCAAGATTATGCAACCCATCGAGGTTGTGGACGGATCAAAGCGGGTGAGGATCGAACCTTCGTCAACATCGAAAATTACCTATTCCATCCATTACGATCACCCTCTGATCCAGACCCAGTCCTACAGCCACACCTGCTCCGCTCCGGCGTTTGAACAGGACATCGCCATGGCACGGACATTCGGCTTTCTGCACGAAGTCGAAGCGCTGTGGTCGAGAGGACTCGGAAAAGGCGGGACGCTGGACAACACCATCGTGCTGTCTCAAGAGGGTGTAGTGAATGAATCCGGCTTGCGCTTCTCCAATGAATTTGTGCGGCATAAGGTGCTGGACTTGATTGGCGACATCGCGCTGCTCGGATTTCCGTTCATCGGCCACATTGTGGCTGAACGGTCAGGCCATGCCATGCACACACGGCTCGTTGAGCAAATCCTCCTTCAACGTGACAAGTGGGCACTGATCACCGGCGAACATGCGGTAGCCACTCCGGAATCACGTTCTTCTCTCGGACTGCTTCGCCCGGCGCCGTCTCTCGCAATCTAA
- a CDS encoding winged helix-turn-helix domain-containing protein: MEELTDILVGLEQRISAYRNRYQELEKKRRRLDDEIAMIKKYLELAETLYRVEADKAKLASLSSQIITDEKGIRPLPVTDVTDQSREILLGKSKYVGKSVPEAAYQILREASRPMHAKELLQRLLEGGLQIKGKTPLTSVATSLKRDKRFQKVGPNTFAVTTQQELTAVV; this comes from the coding sequence GTGGAAGAATTGACCGACATTCTGGTTGGCTTGGAACAGCGAATCAGCGCCTACCGGAACCGCTATCAGGAACTTGAGAAAAAGCGACGTCGGCTCGACGATGAAATCGCCATGATCAAGAAGTACTTGGAGCTCGCCGAAACGCTGTATCGTGTCGAAGCTGATAAGGCCAAGTTGGCCAGCCTCTCCAGTCAGATTATTACCGACGAAAAAGGTATTCGCCCGCTTCCTGTGACGGATGTCACCGATCAATCGCGTGAGATCCTGCTTGGCAAAAGCAAGTATGTCGGAAAAAGCGTTCCGGAGGCTGCGTATCAGATTCTTCGGGAAGCCAGTCGGCCGATGCATGCGAAGGAATTGTTGCAGCGCCTCTTGGAGGGCGGGTTGCAGATCAAGGGCAAGACGCCGTTGACCTCCGTAGCCACGTCACTGAAGCGGGATAAGCGTTTCCAAAAAGTCGGACCCAATACGTTCGCGGTCACGACTCAGCAGGAATTGACGGCGGTAGTGTAA